Proteins found in one Plasmodium gaboni strain SY75 chromosome 13, whole genome shotgun sequence genomic segment:
- a CDS encoding putative mitochondrial import inner membrane translocase subunit TIM23 has product MGDYLKTGSVNYDLEILKKKPEKKLSIDKQNLYLQGYGRQWGEKLVYSVGLAYGSGLLLGGGCGLINGIMKGGKTKKLFLNSVLNSTSVIGPSVANQMASLTMIFYALNNMVKLITKNDEIYNSSIAGFLAGCIYKSSSNYKILGSYSIMSSAVFSCIDYGFKKGYI; this is encoded by the exons atgggtgattatttaaaaacaGGGTCAGTAAATTATGAtttagaaatattaaagaaaaaacctgagaaaaaattatctaTAGATAAACAAAATTTATATCTACAAGGGTATGGAAGACAATGGGGTGAAAAACTAGTATATAGTGTTGGACTAGCATATGGATCAG GCTTATTGTTAGGAGGAGGATGCGGATTAATAAACGGAATCATGAAAGGAGGAAAAACGAAAAAACTCTTTTTAAATTCCGTATTGAATTCAACGTCAGTTATTGGTCCAAGTGTTGCTAACCAAATGGCATCATTAACCATGATATTTTATgcattaaataatatggtaaaattaattactaaaaatgatgaaatatataattcaagTATAGCTGGTTTTTTAGCTGgatgtatttataaaagttcttctaattataaaatattgGGAAGTTATTCAATTATGTCATCTGCCGTTTTTTCATGTATAGATTATGGATTTAAAAAAGGTTACATTTga
- a CDS encoding putative ubiquitin-conjugating enzyme — protein sequence MASASRTSKELLRLQKELKDIEKENVDEIDAHMKDTNIFEWVGFIKGPSGTPYEGGHFILDITIPNDYPYNPPKIKFNTKIWHPNISSQTGAICLDVLKNEWSPALTIRTALLSIQALLSDPQPDDPQDAEVAKMYKENYSLYLKTASVWTKTFATVPKLEPREDIIKKITEMGFSEDQAKKALIKANWNETLALNTLLENS from the exons atGGCATCGGCATCACGAACTTcaaaagaattattaagattacaaaaa GAATTAAAAGATATcgaaaaagaaaatgtaGATGAAATTGATGCACATATGAAAGATACCAATATATTTGAATGGGTTGGATTTATAAAAGGACCATCGGGAACACCTTATGAGGGTGGtcattttattttagaTATAACTATACCAAATGACTATCCCTACAATCCTCCAAAA ATAAAATTCAATACCAAAATATGGCATCCAAATATTTCCAGTCAAACAGGAGCTATATGTTTGGACGTTTTGAAAAATGAATGGAGTCCAGCATTAACAATTAGAACTGCACTTTTATCTATTCAAGCACTTTTATCTGACCCACAGCCAG ATGACCCTCAAGATGCTGAAGTAGCAAAAATGTACAAGGAAAATTATTCCctttatttaaaaacaGCAAG TGTATGGACCAAAACTTTTGCAACAGTACCTAAATTAGAGCCAAGAGAAGATATA ATTAAGAAAATTACTGAAATGGGTTTCTCAGAAGATCAAGCTAAg AAAGCATTAATAAAAGCTAACTGGAATGAAACTTTGGCCTTAAATACGCTCCTAGAAAAttcttaa
- a CDS encoding putative phosphatase 2A regulatory subunit-related protein: MNRKRYIINNSIHNENMNVNMRSSSGSFSEKSDLRDLKYNACMFLQGELMRQFLMDEDIWLFMQNVKMKLKEDPNEMDMWLDTQLHMARLNSGHSFNSDIPPSLHTKTKFENSHLKSDKEYEKMFDIYNENDKTGNLYYNKKKNKSQYSNYPMNESENVNFNSKEEHADEMDSQNFLKKILGDEYKEMKETNVNVNLKIDETYCNDNNMEKRNNDNLKNNINLCENIFSNNKDQPPFLKHSIDKQKILDSITNKINYIKNKKKQLEERSLSIINHLNNNKIEDNESTINSLSVCDLQYDNLLNDISNKKDDSIDKSTNSLHNTVDKTLNNNNINNYDNIIYTNKNNLINNIDKDINQKVMLNNINFLDKKNDLSENNKTCEYDVQSASVKHQDIRENITKIDGNSNINNTNSYKNMSSYNDNQDYNLYNDDKDKVIKELEEHKNKLKKYNINIEENVKNNNNYNNVNVNDANKLHKDEYKIKNNNKDNITIPKMTITIGELIDEDTDIKLQKMFNQCNNKMDLNTFENEIVVNFLKIGRYMSHTLFSRVEKSSTDFVTYENFKKFFSKRFIDGEKDPSYYNDERYKFMFNKKNKDFYNYSYDSKGMINVHNNNNDNRDILRENDIANVVENNQKGDHIDVPYRKCSVINFFNAIKEENKNYIEFKDFDIYIREILKRNKSLQFLLEHTEFLERYIESVIVRIYYYIDINDTNKIYLNDLRKHDLAHIWCFLDDSVKVQHIKNYFSYSHFYVYYCTFCQTSSCKDMLIDDNDLYRFDNHSLNDFIVNRIWSRISMKLGGPNQKYMCLNDWIYFIMNYEDMTTNRSIEFWFKLIDLDADCVIRDHEIQVFFHIQTERLKSHYLEEPKFEDWMCQMNDAIQPSIEGNFTLSDFKKNKKYASKFFGCLVSLSKLLAWESRDVHKELQIETEFPCWTPWEIFCKTKYDELCYIENESYYDENFDNYDNYDKYDNYDKYGNYDKYDGYDKYDIYDNYDKYNNYDAKNLYILDSD, from the coding sequence atgaatagAAAAAGATACATTATAAACAATTCAATTcataatgaaaatatgaatGTTAATATGAGATCTTCTTCTGGGTCTTTCTCAGAGAAGTCTGATTTGAGAGacttaaaatataatgCTTGTATGTTTTTACAAGGTGAATTAATGCGTCAATTTTTAATGGATGAGGATATATGGTTATTTATGCAAAATgtaaaaatgaaattaaaagaagatCCTAATGAAATGGATATGTGGTTAGACACTCAATTACATATGGCAAGATTGAATTCTGGACATTCGTTTAATTCAGATATCCCACCTTCTCTACAtacaaaaacaaaatttgAAAACAGCCATTTAAAATCAGATAAGGAATATGAAAAGATgtttgatatatataatgaaaatgataaaactggaaatttatattataataaaaaaaaaaacaaaagtCAATATTCAAATTATCCTATGAATGAATCAGAAAATGTAAATTTTAATTCAAAAGAAGAACATGCAGATGAAATGGATAGCCAgaattttttgaaaaagATATTGGGAGATGAATATAAAGAAATGAAAGAAACAAATGTTAATgtaaatttaaaaatagaTGAAACATATtgtaatgataataatatggaaaagagaaataatgataatcttaaaaataatataaatttatgtGAAAACATATTcagtaataataaagacCAACCAccttttttaaaacattcAATAGATAAACAAAAAATCCTTGATAgtataacaaataaaattaattatataaaaaataaaaaaaagcaATTGGAAGAAAGAAGCTTATCTATTATtaatcatttaaataataataaaattgaaGATAATGAATCAACTATTAATTCATTATCTGTTTGTGATTTAcaatatgataatttattGAATGATATATCTAATAAAAAGGATGATAGCATAGATAAAAGTACAAATTCTTTGCACAATACAGTTGATAAaacattaaataataataatataaataattatgataatatcatatatacaaacaaaaataatcttataaataatatagacAAGGATATTAATCAAAAGGTGATGcttaataatataaattttcttgataaaaaaaatgacttgtctgaaaataataagacATGTGAATATGATGTCCAATCAGCTTCTGTAAAACATCAAGATATTAGAGAAAATATCACAAAAATAGATGGTAATTctaatataaataatactaatagttataaaaatatgagttcatataatgataatcaggattataatttatataatgatgataagGACAAGGTGATTAAAGAATTAGAAGAACATAAAAACAAgttaaagaaatataatataaacatagaagaaaatgtaaaaaataataataattataataatgtaaatgTTAATGATGCAAACAAATTACATAAGgatgaatataaaataaaaaataacaataaggataatataacaataCCTAAAATGACTATAACCATTGGAGAGTTAATAGACGAAGATACAGATATTAAACTCCAAAAGATGTTTAATCAATGTAATAACAAAATGGATTTAAATACTTTTGAAAATGAAATAGTAgtaaattttttgaaaatagGGAGATATATGAGTCACACGCTATTTTCAAGGGTAGAAAAATCAAGTACTGATTTTGTGacatatgaaaattttaaaaaattcttttCGAAACGTTTTATTGATGGAGAAAAGGATCCAagttattataatgatgaaagatataaatttatgtttaacaaaaagaataaagatttttataattattcatatgattCTAAGGGTATGATAAATGTAcataacaataataatgacAATAGAGATATTTTGAGAGAAAATGATATAGCTAATGTTGTAGAAAATAACCAAAAAGGAGATCATATTGATGTACCATATAGAAAATGCTCtgtaataaatttttttaatgcaattaaagaagaaaataagaattatatagaatttaaagattttgatatatatataagagaaatattgaaaaggaataaatcattacaatttttattaGAACATACAGAATTTCTAGAGAGATATATTGAATCTGTTATTGTTcgtatttattattatattgatattaatgatacgaataaaatatatttgaatgATTTAAGAAAACATGATTTAGCTCATATATGGTGTTTTTTAGATGATTCTGTAAAAGTacaacatataaaaaattattttagttattctcatttttatgtatattattgtaCCTTTTGTCAAACTAGTAGTTGCAAAGATATGTTGATAGATGATAATGATTTGTATCGATTTGATAATCATTCATTAAATGATTTTATAGTAAATAGAATATGGTCAAGAATCTCTATGAAATTAGGAGGTCCtaatcaaaaatatatgtgtttGAACGATTggatatattttataatgaATTATGAAGATATGACAACTAATCGTTCTATAGAATTTTGGTTCAAATTAATTGACTTGGATGCAGATTGTGTAATAAGAGATCATGAAATACAAGTTTTTTTCCATATACAAACAGAACGTTTAAAATCACATTATTTAGAAGAACCTAAATTTGAAGATTGGATGTGTCAAATGAATGATGCTATCCAACCATCTATTGAGGGTAATTTTACTCTATCAgattttaaaaagaataaaaagTATGCTTCCAAATTTTTTGGATGTCTAGTTAGTTTATCAAAATTGTTAGCATGGGAGAGCAGAGATGTACACAAGGAGCTTCAAATTGAAACTGAATTTCCTTGTTGGACTCCATGGGaaattttttgtaaaacaaaatatgatgaattatgttatattgaaaatgaaagttattatgatgaaaattttgataattacgataattatgataaatatgataattatgataaatatggtaattatgataaatatgatggatatgataaatatgatatttatgataattatgataaatataataattatgatgCAAAAAATTTGTACATATTAGATTCGGAttaa
- a CDS encoding hypothetical protein (conserved Plasmodium protein, unknown function), which produces MSIFKIPGLYSKIYGSIFRRKFSGPSPLYKTPLRHIWAIFFYIDIFILYILVFSFFFSIIVRNECAEIFSTVFFTTINIIFSFLIDFFFLLIKDEEVVSEDEIIVSTCLTILLCIVKIFINLYSIYFCINVYGQIVESKERHIKETCATYMGKGLLLHYSVINCFSLVETYIESFLTLISIISFKAQVQSYQIII; this is translated from the exons atgtctatatttaaaattCCAGGTTTGtattcaaaaatatatggaTCAATATTTCGCAGAAAATTTAGTGGCCCATCACCTTTATATAAAACTCCCCTTAGACATATATGGgcaatttttttttatattgatatcttcatattatatatattggtattttccttttttttctccATAATTGTACGAAACGAGTGTGCTGAAATTTTTTCCACAGTATTTTTCACCACAATCAATATAA TTTTCAGTTTCCTTATTgattttttctttttgttgATAAAGGACGAAGAAGTAGTTAGCGAAGATGAAATAATTGTATCCACCTGCTTGACCATACTGCTATGTATTGTAAAGATATTTATTAACCTTTActctatatatttttgtatcAATGTATATGGACAAATTGTAGAATCCAAAGAAAGACATATAAAGGAAACATGTGCAACTTATATGGGGAAAggtttattattacattaCAGTGTGATTAATTGTTTTTCACTTGTAGAGACATATATCGAATCCTTTCTCACTTTAATTTctattatttcttttaagGCTCAAGTTCAATCCtatcaaataattatataa
- a CDS encoding putative regulator of chromosome condensation has product MTNFFKFKKSNDENVTQPKLVTKAIISSDFIKKLPKYEDKRTIIYYWGKRVINENDETPEHLPTIYTELSNVKIKEISCNRTCALFLSNTGNMYSFGKGLHGELGQGTMVVYNAEPSLIPTVTNIKQIACGYNHSLCLSNDNILYAWGHGNYNGLKCNYDRFTPTILNIYDYGDVIETTLNALSHLITDYEKSEKKKKTCTQIYAKYNQSIAVCDNNSSIYLWGETYNNYLKYIPTFFYKFQLDNKIKQIAMGKNFAVVLLVNGELYGWGDGTYGELCKSSFDDEGGCYFIYPEPLILRDANNKKLPNINKVSAGARHVLLITEDEHVWSFGDKISGQCGISGFQNIVTTPKFVELNENNQKAKKIFCGERHSACINKFNQLYMWGHSAHHKLIFTASSDFLLNQNVQPGISIQSGLKQKFNKATLIYSMLHQKVTNAYLGDDFTIVVVGGETFEKSKQGDQLSDKTFYSVQEENAFISI; this is encoded by the coding sequence atgacaaatttctttaaattcaaaaaatcaaatgatgaaaatgtGACTCAACCCAAATTGGTAACAAAAGCTATCATATCTTCTGACtttataaagaaattaCCAAAGTATGAAGATAAGAGAAccataatatattactGGGGAAAAAGAgttataaatgaaaatgacGAAACACCAGAACACTTGCCTACGATATATACAGAGCTTAGTAATGTAAAGATAAAAGAAATTAGTTGTAACCGTACTTGTGCTTTATTTTTAAGTAACACAGGAAATATGTATTCTTTTGGAAAAGGGTTACATGGGGAACTAGGTCAAGGAACGATGGTCGTTTATAATGCAGAACCATCATTAATTCCAACAgtaacaaatataaaacaaatagCATGTGGATATAATCATTCATTATGTTTATctaatgataatatattatatgcTTGGGGTCATGGAAATTATAACGGATTAAAATGTAATTATGATAGATTTACCCCAActattttaaatatatatgattatgGTGATGTTATTGAAACTACATTAAATGCTTTGTCTCATTTAATTACGGATTATGAGAAATCcgaaaagaaaaaaaaaacatgCACACAAATTTATGCTAAATATAATCAAAGTATAGCAGTTtgtgataataatagttCCATTTATTTATGGGGAGAAACATacaataattatttaaaatatattccaacattcttttataaatttcaattagataataaaataaaacaaatcGCAATGGGTAAAAATTTTGCGGTTGTTTTACTTGTCAATGGAGAATTATATGGATGGGGTGATGGCACCTATGGAGAATTATGTAAAAGTTCATTTGATGATGAAGGTGgttgttattttatttatccTGAACCTTTAATCTTAAGAGATGCaaataataagaaattACCAAATATTAATAAGGTTAGTGCAGGAGCAAGACatgtattattaataaCAGAGGATGAACATGTTTGGTCTTTTGGAGATAAAATTTCAGGCCAATGTGGTATATCCGGATTTCAAAATATTGTTACAACACCAAAATTTGTTGAATTGAATgaaaataatcaaaaagctaaaaaaatattttgtgGAGAAAGGCATTCTGCTTgcataaataaatttaatcAACTTTATATGTGGGGACATTCAGCTCATcataaattaatttttacaGCTAGCTCAGATTTTCTATTAAATCAAAATGTTCAACCTGGTATTTCTATTCAATCAGGACTGAAacaaaaatttaataaagctacattaatatattcaatgTTACATCAAAAAGTTACAAATGCATATTTAGGTGATGACTTTACTATTGTAGTCGTTGGAGGAGAAACATTTGAAAAAAGTAAACAAGGTGATCAACTTTCAGACAAAACCTTTTATTCAGTTCAAGAGGAAAATGCATTTATATCtatttga
- a CDS encoding putative DnaJ protein translates to MNYYKILGVTQNACKKTIREAYLKKVKLYHPDLNKSPDATTKFKQIQEAYQALYNNDTSNSSFYNENSYTKSYRSEDMKRGQGFTNDFSDFHRAFYEEVHRMRENERKEQNRRYSNNNYSYSYDIFNKYPREYFYVNLIFKLFPLFVVPFLFLFVVYKQYILKSHFKEKPIIIYDAYGRAFLVDIHGRKFRASEFDKY, encoded by the exons atgaattattataaaattttag GTGTTACACAAAATGCTTGTAAAAAAACAATACGCGAAGcttatttaaaaaaagttaAATTATATCACCCTGATTTAAATAAAAGCCCAGATGCTACAACAAAATTTAAACAAATTCAAGAAGCATATCAAgcattatataataatgacacatcaa ATTCATCTTTTTACAATGAAAATAGTTATACAAAAAGCTATAGATCTGAAGACATGAAAAGAGGTCAAGGTTTTACGAACGATTTTAGTGATTTCCATCGTGCATTTTATGAAGAAGTTCATAGAATGAGAGAGAATGAGAGAAAGGAACAAAATAGA AGATACTCAAACAATAATTACAGTTATTcttatgatatatttaataaatatccaagagaatatttttacgtaaatttaatttttaaattatttccTCTATTCGTCGTcccttttttatttctcTTTGTGGTttataaacaatatat ATTAAAAAGTCATTTTAAAGAAAAGCCTATAATAATATACGATGCATATG GCAGAGCTTTTTTAGTAGACATACATGGACGAAAATTCAg agCTTCTGAATTTGACAAATACTAA